In the genome of Lysobacter sp. BMK333-48F3, the window CGTCTTCGCCGCAGTCCAGGCGGGCGATGAAACGCAGCTTCTCGCCGTTCTTGTAGGCCGCCGCGTAACGATCGCGCAGCGGCGTATCCAACGCCGGCAACGCCGCGTCCACGCCGTCCCTGGACAGGATCGCCAGTTCCGGCGGCACCAGCGAGGCCACGTCGACCTCGCCCGCTTCCAGCGCCACCCCGGCCGCGCGCGCCAGGATCAACAGCTTGCGCCGCACGTCCTCGCCGGACAGATCGTCGCGCGGATCGGGCTCGGTGTAGCCGGCGTCGCGCGCCTGCCGCACCAGGGCCGAGAACGGGCGCATGCCGTCGTAATGATTGAACAACCAGGCCAGCGAACCCGACAGCACGCCGGCGATGGCGTGGATGCGGTCGCCGCCGGCCTGCAGTTCGCGCAGGCTGCGCAGCAGCGGCAAGCCGGCGCCGACCGTGGCGCTGTCGCCGTAGCCGCTGCCGCCGTGCGCGCAGGCCTCGCGGATCGCGCGCCAGCGCGCCAGCGAGGTGCCCTGGCCGATCTTGCACGCGGTGACCACGTGGATGCCCTGCGCCAGCCATTCGGCATGGCGCTCGGCGACCGCTTCGCTGGCGGTGGCGTCGACCACCACCCGCGCGCCTTCGCCGGCCAGCCCCTCCCAGGACAGGGCCGCGGCGACCTCGTCGAGCGAGCTCGGCCGGTCGCTGGCGGTCAGCGCGGTGGCGGCGCGCTCGGGCGCGAGCCCGGCGCGGTCGACCGCGGCGCGGCGCGAGTTGGCCACATGCACCAGCGCCAGGCGCTCGCCCAGGCGCGTGCCGTGCCAAGCCTTGAGCCGCGCCAGCACCGCGCCGCCGACCGTACCGGTGCCGAGCAGCGCGACCCGCGCCGGCAGCGCCGGCGCGTTGGCGGCGGCGATGCGCGCGGCGGACGCCGGCGCCGACAGAGCGCTGGCCGCCGCGCTCATCGTTTGACGCGCGCCGCGGTGGCCACCGCCGCCGAAGCGCGCTCCAGCGCGGCTTCCAGATCGGCGATCAGGTCGTCGACATGCTCGATGCCGACCGACAGGCGCAACAGGCCGTCGCCGATGCCGGCGGCGGCGCGCGCTTCCGGCGACATCGCCGCATGGGTCATGGTCGCCGGATGCGCGACCAGGCTTTCGACGCCGCCCAGCGATTCGGCCAGGGTGAAACAGTTCAGGCCGTCGACGAAGGCGCGCACCGCGTCCTCGCCGCCTTCGATCTCGACGCTGAGCATGGCGCCGAAACCCTTCTGCTGGCGCGCCGCCAGGGCATGCCCCGGGTGCGAAGCCAGGCCCGGGTAATGCACCACCCGCACCGCCGGATGGGCGTCGAGCAGTTGGGCGATGGCCTGGGTGTTCTCCTGGTGCACGCGCAGGCGCGCGTCCAGGGTGCGCAGGCCACGCAGGGTCAGGAACGCGTCGAACGGCGAACCGGTCAGGCCCAGCGCATTGGCCCACCACACCAGTTGCTGGTGGTGCTCGGCGCTCTTGGCCACCACCGCGCCGCCGACCACGTCGCTGTGGCCGTTGATGTACTTGGTGGTCGAATGCACGACCAGGTCGGCGCCGAACGCGATCGGACGCTGCAGCGCCGGCGACAGGAAGGTGTTGTCGACCACGGTCAGCGCGCCCTGGGCGTGCGCGGCCTCGATCACGAAGCGCAGGTCGGTGATGCGCAGCAGCGGGTTGGACGGGGTTTCGATCCACACCACCGCCGGCTTGCTCGCCAGCGCTTCGGTCAGCGAACGCGGGTCGGTGAGATCGGCGGTGATCAGCTCGAACGCGCCCTTCGCCGCCAGCGCGTTGAACAGGCGCCAGCTGCCGCCGTAGCCGTCGTGCGGCACCACGATGCGGTCGCCCGGCTTGAGGAAGGCGTGCAGCACCAGGGTGATCGCCGACATGCCGGTCGAGGTGACCACGCCGCCGGCGCCGCCTTCCAGTTCCGCCAGCGCTTCGCCGAGCAGGTCGCGGGTCGGGTTGCCGCTGCGGGTGTAGTCGTACTGGCGCTTGTCGTTGAAGCCGGCGAAGCTGAAGTTCGACGACAGCACGATCGGCGGGGTCACCGCGCCGTAGGCGGCGTCGCGATCGATGCCGGCGCGGACCGCGGCGGTACAGGCGTTGCGGGTGGGGGCGTTGGAAGCCTGGGTCGAGGTCTGGGTCACGTGGGCCGCTCCGTTGATGTCAATGCTCATGCGGCCACCTGGCTACAGTCGGCCAGCGCTTCGCGCAGGATGGTGTCGATGTCGGTTTCTTCTTTCAGGCAGGCGTCGTGCCCGTAGATCGAGCGCAGCACGCGCAGCCGGGTTTCGCCGCGCAGGCGCTCGATCAGGTCGTAGGACTCGCTCAGCGGGATCAGCCGGTCCTCGCCGACCGCGACCACCGTGACCGGCAGGCGGATGGTCGAGGGGTCGACCTGCTGCAGGTCGATCGATTCGGACAGGCGCAGGAAGGCGGTGGTCGGGGTGCGCGCGACGTACTTGTGGCCGCAATGGTCGAGGTAGTCCTCGGCGTCGACGCGGACCCGGCCGTCGCGCACTTGCGCGGCGCCGAAGCGTTCGGCGAACTCTTCCGGGGTGCGGTAGCTCAGCACCGCCAGCTCGCGCGCCAGCGCTAGGCCCTGGCTCTCGTCGCACTGCAGGGCGCCGAGCGCGACCGCGCGGCGCTGCAGCGCGCGCCACGCCGCGGCATAGGGATGGGCGCGGTGGGTGCCGCTGATCGAGACCAGTTCGCCCAGCCGCGAGGGGTGGCGCGAAGCGAACTGCAGGCCGACCATGGCGCCGTAGGAGTAGCCGATGAAGGCCTGCAGGCAGGAAATGCGCAGCGCGTCGAGCAGGGCCGCGATGGCGTCGGCCTGATCGGCCGGGTCCAGCGGCGCGTCGAGTTCGCCGTCGGCGCCGACCCAGTCGAACGAGACCAGATGGAAACGCTGCGGGTCCAGCGCGCGGCCGGCGCCGACCTGGCTATGCCACCAGCCCGGCTCGGCGAACTCGCGGCTCGGCGCCAGGTGGCGGTGGGCGGAAATGCCGCCGGCGACGAACAAGGCCGGCAGACCGGCCTCGCCCTGGGTTTCGTAACGCAGCGTCACGCGGCGGCGGCCGGCGTGGCGCAAGTCGAGTTCGATCGCGATTTCGCCGCGGGTCGCGGCGCCGCGCGCGCTCAGGCGCTCGACGGCGGGAGCCGGGGCCAGCGCGCTGGCTTCGTGGGAAACGAAGCGTTCGCTGGCGTCGAAACTGGCAACGGGGCTGTGGGCGAAGCTCATGGCGGGCATCCGATAGGAACGGGGCCATCGAGCTTGCAAGTCGCAGGTGCGCCGCGAGGGGCGCACTTCGCAACCATCTTCCGACCGACGCCTCCACACCTCTAGGGCGGGGGCGGGCCGCAGGAATTGGCACCTTCGCGCGGCTTGCGCCGCGTTGGGTTGCCCCGGCTTCTAAGGGCCTGTCCCTCAGCCGGTCTCGATGGATGGGCACAGTCTGCCGGCGCCCCCGGGGGCTGTCAATCGCTTCATCCGCATATAGCGATTTATTATGAGACCCTGCCCCGGCCGACGCTCCCGGCAACCGGACCGCGGTCGCAATCGCAACCGTCCCCCGGTCGCCATGCGTCGCGCATACACTTGCCACGATGACTAGCCGCCTCCTTGCCGTCGCCCTCAGCGCGACCCTGCTCGCCGCCTGCGCCAGCCGCCCGGTGTTGGAATCGGAAACCCGCACCACCTCGGCGGGGCCGGTGCGGTTGCGCACCGTGCCCGAGCGCTTCGTGTCCGCGCCCAGTCCGCAGGACGAGCTCGACTCGCTGGCGACCTGGCCCGGCGAAGACGGCAAGACCTGGCTGATCGCCAGCGCCAAGTCCACCCACCAGTTACAGGTCTACGACGCCGATACCGGCGAGCGCCTGCGCAGCGTCGGCGGCAAGGGCACCGCCCTGGGCCAGTTCAAGCGCCCCAACGGGCTGGCGGTGTTCGGCGACCACGTGTTCGTGGTCGAGCGCGACAACCGCCGGGTGCAGGTGCTGCGCCTGCCCGACTTCGCCCCCTTGGCCAGCTTCGGCGAGGCCCAGCTGCGCAGCCCCTACGGCCTGTGGCTGCACGAGACCGCGCCCGGCGAACTGGAGGCCTACGTCACCGACAGCTTCATGTACGGCGACAAGTACGACCAGGTGCCGCCGCTGAGCGAACTGGATCAGCGCGTGCGCCGCTACCGCCTGCATTTCGACCAGGACGGCCGCCTGAGCAGCGAGTACCAGGGCGCGTTCGGCGACACCAGCGAGGACGCCGCCCTGCGCGTGGTCGAGTCGATCGCCGGCGACCCGGCCAGCGACCGCCTGCTGATCGCCGACGAGGACGAGCGCCATCTGTCGACCCTGCGCGAGTACACCCTGGCCGGCCGCTACACCGGCCGCCGCCTGCCCGACCGCAGCTTCGACGCCCAGGCCGAGGGCGTGACCCTGTGGAGCTGCGCGGACGGCGGCGGCTACTGGATCGCGGTCGACCAGCTGATGCCGCGCACCGTCTTCCACGTCTTCGACCGCACCACCCTGGCCCCGCGCGGCAGCTTCC includes:
- a CDS encoding homoserine dehydrogenase; translated protein: MSAAASALSAPASAARIAAANAPALPARVALLGTGTVGGAVLARLKAWHGTRLGERLALVHVANSRRAAVDRAGLAPERAATALTASDRPSSLDEVAAALSWEGLAGEGARVVVDATASEAVAERHAEWLAQGIHVVTACKIGQGTSLARWRAIREACAHGGSGYGDSATVGAGLPLLRSLRELQAGGDRIHAIAGVLSGSLAWLFNHYDGMRPFSALVRQARDAGYTEPDPRDDLSGEDVRRKLLILARAAGVALEAGEVDVASLVPPELAILSRDGVDAALPALDTPLRDRYAAAYKNGEKLRFIARLDCGEDGRHTARVGLESLPGDHPLAGGAGTDNKVAIWSDRYRDQPLVIQGPGAGAGVTAAGLLDDVLRLVG
- a CDS encoding O-succinylhomoserine (thiol)-lyase, with protein sequence MSIDINGAAHVTQTSTQASNAPTRNACTAAVRAGIDRDAAYGAVTPPIVLSSNFSFAGFNDKRQYDYTRSGNPTRDLLGEALAELEGGAGGVVTSTGMSAITLVLHAFLKPGDRIVVPHDGYGGSWRLFNALAAKGAFELITADLTDPRSLTEALASKPAVVWIETPSNPLLRITDLRFVIEAAHAQGALTVVDNTFLSPALQRPIAFGADLVVHSTTKYINGHSDVVGGAVVAKSAEHHQQLVWWANALGLTGSPFDAFLTLRGLRTLDARLRVHQENTQAIAQLLDAHPAVRVVHYPGLASHPGHALAARQQKGFGAMLSVEIEGGEDAVRAFVDGLNCFTLAESLGGVESLVAHPATMTHAAMSPEARAAAGIGDGLLRLSVGIEHVDDLIADLEAALERASAAVATAARVKR
- a CDS encoding homoserine O-succinyltransferase, with amino-acid sequence MSFAHSPVASFDASERFVSHEASALAPAPAVERLSARGAATRGEIAIELDLRHAGRRRVTLRYETQGEAGLPALFVAGGISAHRHLAPSREFAEPGWWHSQVGAGRALDPQRFHLVSFDWVGADGELDAPLDPADQADAIAALLDALRISCLQAFIGYSYGAMVGLQFASRHPSRLGELVSISGTHRAHPYAAAWRALQRRAVALGALQCDESQGLALARELAVLSYRTPEEFAERFGAAQVRDGRVRVDAEDYLDHCGHKYVARTPTTAFLRLSESIDLQQVDPSTIRLPVTVVAVGEDRLIPLSESYDLIERLRGETRLRVLRSIYGHDACLKEETDIDTILREALADCSQVAA
- a CDS encoding phytase translates to MTSRLLAVALSATLLAACASRPVLESETRTTSAGPVRLRTVPERFVSAPSPQDELDSLATWPGEDGKTWLIASAKSTHQLQVYDADTGERLRSVGGKGTALGQFKRPNGLAVFGDHVFVVERDNRRVQVLRLPDFAPLASFGEAQLRSPYGLWLHETAPGELEAYVTDSFMYGDKYDQVPPLSELDQRVRRYRLHFDQDGRLSSEYQGAFGDTSEDAALRVVESIAGDPASDRLLIADEDERHLSTLREYTLAGRYTGRRLPDRSFDAQAEGVTLWSCADGGGYWIAVDQLMPRTVFHVFDRTTLAPRGSFRGEVTAHTDGIVLHAAGTAGFPFGALYAVHDDRSVAAFDLGEIARTLSLSSSCLN